In Dyadobacter subterraneus, a single genomic region encodes these proteins:
- the folP gene encoding dihydropteroate synthase has translation MAQVSKKTIKIKGQLLDLSVPRVMGILNITPDSFYTESRMASINEVMDRAESMQNDGATFIDIGGYSTRPGAAEISAEEEADRVLPVIEALNKNFPDLIISVDTFRSEVARQSVLSGAHVINDVAGGILDNNMFDTVASLGVPYILMHMRGTPQTMSKLTNYDFLVPQVLKELGQKLVNLRQKGVSDVIIDPGFGFAKTTAQNFELMNNLSEFHQLGCPLLVGISRKGMIYNTLGISAKEALTGTTVLNTISLQHGTSIIRVHDVKPAIEAVKLWMATSGVKEKIVI, from the coding sequence ATGGCGCAAGTTAGTAAAAAAACGATCAAAATTAAGGGGCAATTGCTGGATCTTTCCGTGCCGCGTGTCATGGGGATTTTAAATATCACACCAGATTCCTTTTATACAGAGAGCCGTATGGCTTCGATAAACGAAGTAATGGACCGGGCTGAAAGTATGCAAAATGACGGGGCGACATTTATAGATATTGGTGGCTATTCCACACGTCCGGGAGCAGCTGAAATTAGTGCAGAGGAAGAAGCTGACAGGGTTTTGCCGGTAATTGAGGCGCTTAATAAGAATTTTCCCGATCTTATAATTTCTGTTGATACCTTTCGTTCAGAAGTGGCGAGGCAGTCAGTTTTGAGCGGCGCGCACGTTATTAATGACGTGGCAGGAGGAATTCTGGATAATAATATGTTTGATACGGTTGCAAGCCTTGGCGTTCCATATATATTGATGCATATGCGGGGAACGCCGCAAACGATGAGTAAGCTGACAAATTATGATTTTCTGGTGCCTCAGGTTTTAAAAGAATTAGGACAGAAACTTGTCAATCTTCGCCAGAAAGGGGTTTCGGACGTTATAATTGATCCCGGTTTTGGTTTTGCCAAGACAACCGCTCAAAATTTTGAACTCATGAATAATCTTTCAGAATTTCATCAGTTGGGGTGTCCGCTTTTGGTGGGAATTTCGAGGAAAGGTATGATATACAATACGTTGGGTATTTCTGCAAAAGAAGCTTTAACAGGAACAACGGTATTGAATACAATTTCTTTACAGCATGGAACGTCAATAATACGTGTTCATGACGTAAAACCGGCTATTGAGGCTGTAAAACTATGGATGGCCACTAGTGGCGTGAAGGAAAAAATAGTAATTTAG
- a CDS encoding shikimate kinase, with amino-acid sequence MKNIFLIGLPSSGKSTLGKKLARLLDYRFVDMDKLIEKDQEMTIHEIFTQKGENYFREVESRILKNTIENRSVVIATGGGAPCFFDNMDFIKKSGISVFLDVHHIELARRIQNHGKDDRPLLSGATSLEIELEKKYQQRLPYYSRADFTLSGDADASKLVAIVKPLL; translated from the coding sequence ATGAAAAATATATTTCTGATCGGACTTCCTTCTTCGGGAAAGTCTACTTTGGGAAAAAAACTGGCGCGCCTGCTCGACTACCGTTTTGTAGATATGGATAAACTGATTGAAAAAGATCAGGAAATGACAATTCACGAAATATTTACACAGAAGGGTGAAAATTATTTTCGGGAGGTAGAAAGCCGGATTTTAAAAAATACTATTGAAAACAGAAGTGTGGTCATTGCAACCGGCGGTGGAGCACCTTGTTTTTTTGATAACATGGATTTCATCAAAAAATCAGGAATAAGTGTTTTTCTTGACGTTCACCATATAGAACTTGCCAGGCGTATTCAAAATCACGGAAAAGATGATCGTCCATTATTATCAGGTGCAACTTCCCTTGAAATTGAACTTGAAAAAAAATATCAGCAACGTCTCCCCTATTATTCCCGCGCTGATTTCACTTTGAGCGGTGATGCAGACGCATCGAAATTAGTGGCTATTGTCAAGCCCTTATTATAA
- a CDS encoding BT_3928 family protein — protein sequence MKILAHISKIIVGLLFIFSGLIKLNDPVGTQYKLEEYFEVFATDFSHFQHFFEALIPFALYFSVFLCAAEVVLGIALLVSYKPKTISWLLLLIIIFFTFLTFYSAYFNKVTDCGCFGAAIKLTPWTSFGKDIFLLILILVILYKRKIFKSQPTGFIVALSTLASLGIAVYSIRHLPIIDLLAYRVGASIPAQMKPSEPLKYKYIFTKGGKDQEFEQYPTDTTLVFKDMIVLNEDAKPKITDYRVWNDEGDFTEQTFKGKKLFLIIKNLTDINTAAFPDIQKLVNGVKKKGIEPIVLTSASSAEITEFLSSHQLVLPFYYVDATVLKTISRSNPGLWLLKDGIVKGKWHYNDTPTEEEVLEDLAK from the coding sequence ATGAAAATTCTTGCCCATATTTCCAAGATCATCGTAGGGTTACTGTTTATATTTTCAGGTCTGATCAAGTTAAATGACCCGGTTGGGACGCAATATAAACTTGAAGAATATTTTGAGGTTTTTGCCACCGATTTCTCTCATTTTCAACATTTCTTTGAAGCACTTATTCCGTTTGCGCTTTACTTTTCAGTATTTCTATGCGCGGCAGAAGTTGTTTTAGGGATTGCGCTTTTAGTGAGTTATAAGCCAAAAACGATTTCCTGGCTGTTATTGCTGATTATTATTTTCTTTACGTTCCTGACATTCTATTCCGCTTATTTTAATAAAGTTACGGATTGCGGATGTTTTGGTGCAGCGATCAAACTGACGCCCTGGACTTCGTTTGGAAAAGATATTTTCCTTTTGATATTGATTCTTGTAATTCTTTACAAAAGAAAAATCTTTAAATCGCAGCCAACAGGTTTCATTGTGGCGCTTTCCACGTTGGCCTCTTTGGGAATTGCAGTTTATTCCATCAGACATTTACCCATAATTGATTTGCTTGCTTATCGCGTGGGTGCCAGTATTCCGGCACAAATGAAACCTTCTGAACCTTTGAAGTATAAATATATTTTTACGAAAGGAGGAAAAGATCAGGAATTTGAACAGTATCCAACAGACACGACACTTGTTTTTAAGGATATGATTGTTTTAAACGAAGATGCCAAACCAAAAATTACCGATTACCGGGTTTGGAATGATGAAGGTGATTTTACAGAACAAACTTTTAAGGGTAAGAAACTTTTTCTGATCATTAAAAACCTTACAGATATCAATACTGCGGCATTTCCTGATATTCAAAAACTTGTTAATGGCGTTAAGAAAAAAGGTATCGAGCCAATCGTTCTTACATCAGCCAGCAGTGCGGAAATTACAGAATTCCTTTCTTCACATCAATTGGTACTACCGTTTTATTACGTTGATGCAACGGTACTAAAAACAATTTCTCGTTCGAATCCGGGATTATGGCTTTTGAAAGATGGCATTGTAAAGGGTAAATGGCATTACAATGATACTCCGACCGAAGAGGAAGTTTTAGAAGATCTGGCCAAGTAA
- a CDS encoding DUF1599 domain-containing protein gives MKSTEAEYQEIIQYCQDLFTKKNKDYGTSWRILRIPSITDQIFIKAQRIRTIQEKGIQKVNDDISGEFIGIINYCVMALIQIELGDNKIEIGADVLTALYNDQVEAVKELLFNKNHDYGEAWRDMRVSSMTDIILMKLLRIKQIEDNEGFTLVSEGVKSGYQDIINYSVFCLIKSNALQTN, from the coding sequence GTGAAATCGACCGAAGCGGAATATCAGGAAATCATTCAGTATTGCCAAGATCTTTTTACAAAAAAAAATAAAGATTACGGAACTTCATGGCGCATCCTGCGCATTCCTTCTATTACAGACCAGATATTTATTAAGGCCCAAAGAATCCGGACAATTCAGGAAAAAGGGATACAAAAAGTAAATGATGATATTTCCGGAGAGTTTATCGGTATCATCAATTATTGCGTAATGGCCCTGATTCAGATTGAGCTGGGTGATAACAAAATTGAAATCGGTGCGGATGTACTAACTGCATTATATAATGACCAGGTTGAAGCAGTGAAGGAGTTGTTATTCAATAAAAATCACGATTACGGGGAAGCCTGGAGAGATATGCGGGTAAGTTCAATGACGGATATTATTTTGATGAAATTGCTTCGTATCAAACAAATTGAAGATAATGAAGGATTTACATTGGTTTCGGAAGGCGTAAAATCGGGGTATCAGGACATAATAAACTATTCGGTTTTTTGTCTTATCAAGTCAAATGCGCTTCAAACAAATTAA